A single window of Gossypium hirsutum isolate 1008001.06 chromosome A10, Gossypium_hirsutum_v2.1, whole genome shotgun sequence DNA harbors:
- the LOC107895789 gene encoding probable protein phosphatase 2C 35 produces the protein HGCVNGKCCSRYPSSPDGGSDLCGELRPYKSKHILTQPSLEIVHVPSHNFTLQYSILTQLVYYQDTVEREHQDSFCIKTQIQVNPNVHVFGVFDGHGQYGAQCSNFVNDILVEILSSDSTLLDDPLKAYTSAFLAINSELHDSEIDDTMSGTTAITVLDVGDTLYVANVGDSRAVIAVKNGDQILAEDLSVDQTSFRKDEYERVKLCGARVLSIDQVEGFKDPNIQNWGEEENEGGDPPRLWIPNGMYPGTAFTRSVGDSTAEKIGVIADPEISVVKLTPNHLFFVVASGGVFEFLPSRTVVNMVRYSCKSLELITCYYISNLLVILFIYPSFICWHSSVSSCEICLLCIFTSNR, from the coding sequence CATGGCTGTGTTAATGGAAAGTGTTGTAGTAGATATCCATCATCACCAGATGGTGGTTCAGATCTCTGTGGAGAATTGAGACCTTACAAAAGCAAACACATTCTTACACAACCGTCATTGGAGATAGTTCATGTTCCATCTCACAACTTTACTCTGCAGTATTCAATTTTAACACAACTTGTTTATTACCAGGACACAGTTGAAAgggaacaccaagatagtttctGTATCAAAACACAAATTCAAGTTAACCCAAATGTTCATGTCTTTGGTGTATTTGATGGACATGGTCAATACGGTGCTCAATGTTCAAACTTTGTCAATGATATACTTGTAGAAATATTATCCAGTGACTCCACTTTGTTGGATGATCCTTTAAAAGCTTATACTTCAGCATTTCTAGCAATAAATTCTGAGTTACATGATAGTGAGATTGATGACACTATGAGTGGTACCACAGCAATAACTGTCCTTGATGTTGGGGATACTCTTTATGTTGCTAATGTTGGTGATTCAAGAGCTGTGATTGCTGTTAAGAATGGGGATCAAATATTGGCTGAGGATTTATCTGTGGATCAAACGTCATTTAGGAAAGATGAATATGAAAGGGTGAAGCTTTGTGGGGCCAGGGTTTTGAGTATTGACCAAGTTGAAGGCTTTAAAGACCCAAATATTCAAAATTGGGGTGAAGAGGAAAATGAAGGTGGTGATCCTCCAAGGTTGTGGATTCCAAATGGAATGTATCCCGGGACTGCATTTACAAGAAGTGTAGGAGATAGTACAGCAGAAAAGATAGGTGTGATTGCTGATCCTGAGATTTCTGTAGTTAAACTTACACCAAATCATCTATTTTTTGTTGTTGCAAGTGGTGGAGTTTTTGAGTTTCTACCTAGCCGAACTGTTGTCAACATGGTACGATATTCATGCAAATCTTTGGAATTAATAACTTGCTATTACATTTCCAATTTGCTTGTAATACTATTTATATATCCGTCATTCATATGTTGGCATTCAAGTGTTTCCTCATGTGAGATTTGTTTGCTTTGTATATTCACAAGCAACCGCTGA